In Mercurialis annua linkage group LG5, ddMerAnnu1.2, whole genome shotgun sequence, a single genomic region encodes these proteins:
- the LOC126680912 gene encoding uncharacterized protein LOC126680912 isoform X1 — translation MNSLVWNCRGLNNPRAVQVLRDLILQVRPVIVFLIETISSKVTIERIGRSMGFTEFFVVESVGRSGGLAFMWKDMDAVSVLGHSHHHIDLRISSPVGIWRLTGFYGYPERHRRRQSWNLLRSLSMSNNLPWCCLRDFNDLLSSSEKFGSVPHPSWLFDRFRKVVIDANLSDLKMFGHRFT, via the coding sequence ATGAATTCCTTAGTTTGGAACTGCCGTGGGCTCAATAACCCACGTGCAGTTCAAGTTTTGCGGGATCTAATTTTGCAAGTTAGACCTGTAATTGTTTTCCTAATTGAAACGATTTCTTCTAAAGTGACGATTGAAAGAATTGGGAGGAGTATGGGTTTTACAGAATTCTTTGTTGTTGAGAGTGTTGGTAGAAGTGGGGGTTTAGCCTTTATGTGGAAGGATATGGATGCTGTCTCTGTTTTGGGTCATTCTCATCACCATATTGATCTTCGAATTTCGTCTCCTGTAGGAATTTGGAGGTTAACTGGGTTTTATGGCTATCCAGAACGTCATCGTCGGCGTCAATCGTGGAATCTTCTACGATCCCTCTCAATGTCTAATAATTTACCTTGGTGTTGTCTTAGAGATTTTAATGATTTGCTTAGTTCATCTGAGAAATTTGGATCAGTCCCTCATCCATCTTGGCTTTTTGACAGATTTAGAAAAGTAGTGATTGATGCAAACCTCTCTGATCTTAAAATGTTTGGTCATCGTTTTACTTAG
- the LOC126680912 gene encoding uncharacterized protein LOC126680912 isoform X2: MKLKKPGGDWFYISFKYENPPAYCFICGYIGHVDSRCARVYDATGGEVDKACSLLTVVARRSRPLVGSQWLRNSKDFSNSTADEGMQGDMVVDNDNDGIMINSGAVTKVLFGNDNDGTVNVDYGIVVTDTKRKILAEESIDGSLPSGPNLSPVKDAMVDTSLVLPVVPGLQAHREL, from the coding sequence ATGAAGCTTAAAAAACCTGGAGGTGATTGGTTTTATATAAGTTTCAAATATGAAAACCCACCTGCTTATTGTTTTATTTGTGGTTATATTGGTCATGTCGATTCCCGGTGTGCGAGAGTTTATGATGCCACAGGTGGTGAAGTTGATAAAGCTTGTAGCTTGCTTACAGTTGTAGCTCGCCGGAGCAGACCATTGGTTGGTTCTCAATGGTTACGTAATTCAAAAGACTTTTCAAATTCTACAGCTGATGAAGGAATGCAAGGAGACATGGTCGTTGATAATGATAATGATGGTATAATGATTAATTCTGGAGCAGTTACAAAAGTTTTATTTGGCAATGATAATGATGGTACAGTGAATGTGGATTATGGAATTGTCGTTACAGATACAAAACGAAAAATATTAGCAGAAGAGAGTATTGATGGAAGTCTTCCGTCTGGGCCTAATTTAAGTCCAGTTAAGGATGCTATGGTGGATACTTCTTTGGTTTTACCGGTGGTCCCTGGTCTTCAGGCCCACCGAGAATTATGA